The genomic interval CTTCTCATTTGCCAGCTGATATTCAGCAAGAACTCTGAAGACACTTTGTGCATTTGGTGTCAGGCTTTGCAGAACAACAAGGGCAGTTTTCGTGGTTTGGGCATAACCGCCGCTGGCAAGAATCAAAGGGTAGAACACACCTTCAACTTTGTAAGGTGCAAACGTTGGGACATGATACCAGCTCCACTTGAACTGTGTGTGCACCATCTTCTTGTCCCATACTGCAATTATTTGACAGATTAGGATATCTTAAACAATGAAGGCATTACAGGAGGACAAAGCTACAGATGCTAGGAACTTACACAAAGGTGCATTAACATGATCTACTGATGCGACAACATGGACCTGCGGGCAGCATGAAAGTCGAGCTAGGTACTGCTGTGATTCAGCATCACGCAAGGCAGGTCCATCAATATTGTGGATAAGCAAGCACACATTGTCATCTCCATTGTCAGATATCTGGTTATTTAGGAAGGAGATAATATCATCTATTGATTGGGAGCCAAATGATTGTAACTGGGGCCTTGTTGCTGTCTGGCATTTTCTCTTAAGTTTTGTTTGTTCCCAAAATATTTCAGCTATTGTAACTATGACCTGAAAAGGGAACAAGACAAATTTTGATAGCTTTAAGAGCTTTGatgtagaaattaaaaaaaatccactaaTGGTAATTTAACATGTAAGAAATTCCTCATTAATGATTAGAGAAGAAATacaattcatatgaatttacTAGAGGCACCGAATTTAACAAGATTGGCATGGTTGAACACATAAAAGGTATACAGATCTttcaatatattaaattaCAGATGTTTGGGGCCACGATCCACATAGGCACGTAAGGATCTCCATATGACCATATGCAGCACCAAGATAAAGGAATCTCATAGAATTTCCATGAATCATCTATTTCAGCTTCAGAACTATTAAAGAGTAATGTTTGATGACAATTTGAGCACTAATCAGTGAAAATTAAGCTTGCACAATCAACTTTGGATAAGGAATCAATGCCTTtgatgtttaatttatttatcctAAACGTTAACTCTTTAAGGACTGTATGTTCAATGGtgtccatgatttttttttctctgaacaGCAACGCAGTAAACAATCCATTCTGCAGGCAAAAGGGTCAATATTAGCCAGAAGGACATACTTGCTTCAAGTTGATGGACGGGAGATAGCCATTGATCACAATGACAGTGAAATCAGTCAAGGTCGTGGAGGCAAAATCCTCGAGCAACAGCTTCTTCGATCCAAATCCATACATCAGGAGACTAAACCCACATCTACAGCACAGCAGCAcgtcgttttttttttttttttggtctgaACCACATCAAAACTAGGTCGAAACAAAAGGAGGATCGCGTGCTGATACCTTAGCTCGAACAGCCAGTTGCTGTACTGGTTCTTGTAGCTTCTCGTCAGAGCCTCCACCTCGCTCTCGTGCTTCGGGGGGATCTCCGCGAGGGAAGCTCGCAGCACCTGCACAGATCTCGAATCAGGCCatttcgccgccgccatggccacggAAACGAAGGGGGAGCACGAATCGGACGACTAGTTCTAGGGTTTCGAGGAGAGGGGGGGGCGGGTAGACCTGCTCGTCGACGAGGTTGAGGTCGGCGAGcttgccggcggcgcgagcgcgctTCTTGCCGGAGGAGGGCTCCTTCTCCTTGGCCAGGAAGTAGTTCCTGGAGAAccccgcctcctcgtcgtcgtcctcggaCCCGGAGCttacccccgccgccgccgcgtggccGCCTCTCGGGGCCATCGGGGCttgcttccgccgccgccgccgcgaggatGAAGGAcgacgggggggggggggagggcgCACTCGCACGAAGGGCAGGCGGTTCCGCGGTTTTTCCCGCGCTTTGCTGCCTCTTTTCGCGGCAAATGGCTCTGTCGGCTTAGCTGGGCCGAGCCCATCTGACAGTTTGGGTTGGGCCATGACGTCAATATATTGGAATTttctattattaattttatttttaaaaatatttacataaatatatttctatttcaaaaaattaaaaaaactaacctTCTCGCGTCCAACCGTTGGGTGCGGTGTATAAAACGCCCTCTGGTTAGGCATGGTAGATGACGTGGCCGATGACAAGTGGTGTAGAATTTTACGGTCGGTCTCTTGCCTCCTTCTGTAAGGGCATTTTATCGGCAGCCAGTGGACCACTTACAAAATTACCACACTACCTTTTTTTACAATTGACCCCTTGTTACTGATAAAACATCATAGCAGAGGGCTTTAATAAGGCCGCTTGCAAAATTACCGCGTTGCCCTTTTTACAGGCGACCCCTTGCGGTCGATAAAATGCCCTACCATAGGGTTTAAGGGAGCTGCATGCAAAAATCCCCCTCAACGACCATCTCTCGCGTCCCACTCGTCGTCTACCACTTCACCTACTGCGCCCTCTCAGAGAGAGTTTTATACATTGCATCCACTAGTTGGGTGCAAGGAGATttgttttgcaattttttgaaatgaaaatacatttctataaatatttctaatattaaattaataaaaaatcaatatattgtAAACCAcgtaaaaagataaaatcaaCTGATTACAATGTGTTGATAATAAGGGGTTAAGTTTGCGAAGTTCCATCGAGACTATTAACCAAAGTATATCGACCATTAACAAGTAATCAATACACCTGATCTTTCATCGCTCTGgatttaccttttcttttactatttaaaaaaacatagcgACAGTAAAAACCATTAACAAAGGATCAGTACACATTATACTACATCACTATATTTTGACTAAATTGAACAAGAGAAGTAGTGTAGGCTTCCTGGGTAGAGGATAAAATCACAGTAACCAAAGTTATGCTGGTTATTCATAAACCATTTTGTGAAGTTACAAAGCAGAAGAAGGTAGGTTATTGGTCATAGTCTTTGCCATCTCTGTAATGAAGGAATACCATTATGAACCAACGGTAAATTATTgtgaagaacaaaaaaaaacatgggtaCATCATTGTGAAGAACAAAAACAACAGGGGCCACAGAGGTGGTGCACCTTTTGTAGCTATACAATTGCTCAAAGGAAGGTATAAGTTATAACAAGAAACCGAGCTTACAGAAAAGGGTAGGTCTAACTTAGGCCTAGCAGTTTAGCAGCCAAGGTATTTACTTGCTGTCATTCTATGGGATATGGACATAGAAGACATAATTAGGCATGATTATTGAAAATATGGAATGAAACATTTAAACATAAAGGGAATCCACAGTGGCAAAACCGCTTCAGAGAGGTAACAATAAGTTCTCACACGATACAGGGGTAGTATTAGGTGGATTTGTTTAACTTGGTAAAGTAGGTAGaacaattttacagtacttgagaaggtaccatgaggtaccaaaatttcagaataaaattttggtacctcttggtactcAAGTAGGTAACCTGGTTATTCAAGGGGTGAaatagattttcttttctgtcaCAGAGTAAACTTAAACTGACACCAGATTGTTCATGGTGTAAGGTAATAGTTAGTTCTCACTAACAAGCATGCCCGAATTGACGATGGGCTAGAAATAAGTAATATTGCAGTGCcagcacaaaaataaagatgTCAGCATTGACGATGAATTAGAATGCAAGCAAGAATAGCCAAAACATATACCTTCTTACGTAGCTCGAACACGACTTTGTCCGTAGGGCTTCACTAAATCATCCCTGTCAATCATCATCCGAACTCTCTTTGCATCCTCAACCATTCTGGCCTTTGAGTATATATTAGACATAGTCACAAAATTTCCAGGGTTCTCTGGCTCTAATTGAACCAGTTGCTCAAAAGCAATCTGTGCATACTCCACATTATGGTGTGTTCTACTCGCAGATAACAAAGCCCCCCATACAATTGCATTTGGTCTGATTGGCATCTGACGGATAAATTCAACAGCTTCTCTAAACCTCCCAGCACGTGCAAGCAAATCCACAATACAAGCACACTGCTCCATAGAAGGAATGAGGGAATAATTTTCCATGAAGCGCTCATAAAGTGCAAGACCTTCATCAACCAAGCCACAGTAGCAGCACGCCACGAGAACAGTTGTGAATGTCACAGAATCTGGCTGCATCCCACACCGCAACATTGCATCCACAAGTTCAAGTGCCCTCTCTCCATGTCCATTCTTTGCAAGAGCACCGATCATCACATTCCATGACACAACATCCTTCCGCTCGATCTCAAAGAACACATGTTCAGCATTGCCGACGCAGCCAACACTTGAATACATGTTCATCAACGCATTCCACAGAATGGCGTTTGAACCAGCACCATGGTTTCTCACGATGTACCCATGGACCTGTCTGCCAGACTCCAAATCGCAAGCCCCCAGCACAGCCACAGCCGTACGGGCATTCCCTCGAACACCCCTTGCGCGCATCTCCCGGAAGCAATCCCACGCCTCACCGTTCATCCCGGCACCAGCGAAGCCCCCAATCATCGCGTTCCAGGACACCACGTCCTCGCCGTCCATAAGATCAAAGATCCTCTTCGCCGCATTCACCTTCCCGCACATCGCATACAGCGCGACAAGTGCTGGACCAGCCGAGGCGTAGAAGGCCACCACCGGCACCGTCTTTATGCCGTACGCGTGCGCCGCGCGAGCGGGGAGGAAGGCAGAtgcgcggcggcagcaggaGACAACGCAGGAGAGGAGCTCGGCGTCGGGGCAGACTGGGGAGCTggagaagagggagagggcaTCCTGGGGACGGCCGTGGCGGGAGAGCGCGGAGATGATGGTTGTGTATGATCCGGTGGAGGGGTGGGGGATGAGGGAGAAGGCGCGGAAGGCGCAGGGGAGGAGACCGGAGAGGGAGTAGGCGGAGACGAGGGCGTTGGAGGCCGGGAGCGAGGAGGGCAGGACGCCCAGCttgagggcggcggcgtgtaGGGAAGATACGAccagggcggcggtggcgccgccgggggAGGTGCAggacgtggcggcggagatgaggaggcgagggagggagagagggtcgaggaggagagcgcgccgctcgccggcggcgggggccgcCGAGGTCGAGCACCTGGCGTGCTCGAACATTGCCGTGCGTGCTCTGTAATACCGTTGATTAACGagaaatttgaaattctgCCGCTGTTTAATATTAGTTTCGATGTTATGCTACCATATAAATGGGTTTCCATAAACAGCCACGTTTAACTAGTGGGCTTctatattttaccattttagCCCATTTATACAGTTTAGATGTATTTTCGGTGAAATTAAATGATTTGCTGACCGATTTGCCCCTGTCTCCTTTTTTCTCCTCCCAACGAGAACGCATGGCGGGCGAGGAgagccgacgccggcgcgcgTGGCGGGCGAGGAATTTAATTAGGCCAGCTTAATTATCCTGAACTGATTTAATTAGCACAACAAATATTCTTCTCCGTGAGAAGTTCTGATGGTTGTCATTCCCATGGACAATATCTTAAATTGGTGGCAGTTTGCCTCCAACCTTCTGAAACTCCAGCAATACAAAGGCCATCTTTCAGAGAATGCATCATCTCCAGCTATCATCAGGAGCTGTGGAGGCACTGGTCAAGATAAATTGTTGCGGGAGAAATCAACATAACTAAGCTTCAGAGATTGCAATCCTTCAGGGATTTCACCAGAGATCATGTTGTGAGTAGGTTGAGTGAATTCAGAGTGAACAGAGAGGCTAGTGTGTCTGGAATGATGCCAGTCAAATAATCGTCTGCAAGGTTCAGATCAACTAGGCTGTTGCACATACCAATATCTGGTGGTATCGATCCTTGCAAAGCATTTTATTCCAAGTGCAGGAATGACAGCAGCTTCAGACTTCCAATCTTTGCAGGGATTTGGCCGGAGAATTTATTGTTGAAAGCAACAAGCTTCTGAAGCTGGGAAATTGGCACAGGAAGTATGCTTCCAAAGCCAGCAAGTATTGCAGTTTGTGGTTTTGGCACAGGAACCTTGGAAATTCACCAGAGAAATAATTTTCAGATATGTCAATTGCAATGAGTGGTGAGGAACGGCCAAGGTTTGCAGGATAGCTATAAACAACGGGGAAGGGGGAAAGGGCTCAACGCGGGCAGCtctgcctccctccctccatctAGGGTTTGGAGTGGGGAGGCGCGGCGACGCCGCCCTGGCCGGCGCGACGCCCTCCGGCCCAAAGGCTGCTCCGAGCCGGGGAGATGGGCTGGAGGGGCGGCGAGTGGCGGCTGGCCCAAGCGTCGGCAGCAGGAGGTGCGGTGGCGGAGAAGGGTGGCgcggatgggcggcggcgtccgcaGTCGCCTTCGCAAGTTCGCGTTCTCCCTTTCTGGATATCCCTCTCCCCTGTTCAGGACGTTTTGGTCCGGTTTAATCAGGTAGCAGGGGGCAAAACAGTCccgtttataattaatttcacCGAAAATACATCTAAACTACATAAATGGGCTAAAATGGCAAATATCGAAGCCCACCCAGTTAAGCGTGGCTCTGTATCGAAACTAATTTGTAGGATGGCATAACATCGAAACCAACATTAAGCAATGATaaaatctcaaatttctcGTTGATTAATGTCTCGTTCCCCCTCGCCGGAGCGTCCCAACGGCTTATATGAATTTAGTCATCTACTCCTTCCGGTTACtaataaatgatgttttgGACAATCAAATGAACTAACTTTTgcctaaggccttgtttagttcccaaatttcttttccaaaaacatcacatcaaatttttggacacctaaataaagcattaaacatagatgaaccaaaaaactaattgcacagttatggaagaaatcttgagacgaatcttttgaacctaattagcacatgattagccataagtgctacagtagccaacatgtactaatgacggattaattaggctcaaaagattcgtctcgcggtttctaggctagccgtgaaattcgttttttcattcgtgtccgaaaaccccttccgacatccggtcaaacatttaacgtaacacttcttccaaaaattttctcaatctaaacaccacctaagatTGTTTGTCCAAACGTCAAATATTAAagatcggagggagtatatcttTACTTAgataattatctaaaataattttatccgTCAtatctctatatctctttgtactctaccaaattatctatatatggcaTCCTTTATATTTCTTTGGGGATGGAGATAGATCATctaatataaagtttctctgataatatggatgacattcaaaaatagataataagaTAACCGTTGTtagagctcaatttgtagtctccatcttctattttcaggataagggataggatagatgagctgttggggatgctcttacgttctatgtttataagctaaaattttaaattttaaaactttatagtTTTCctcactaaatttttagtttccagccttaaattttaaatcgttaaaaatacataggtaaaagttttatatttttatttataaaaatgtcatTTATTTCTAAGTTAATCGAACGGCTTACAATTACTGTGAACAAAAAGTTCCTTTCAATAATCATTCGAGTTTCGGATGAACTTCTTGTTTTCACAAACAATGAGCATGGTCTCACATGAAAATTCATATAGCTAGAAAATTACACGTTGGAAATAGCTACAGCTGTAAAAAGTGTGGTTACTGGAAATATGGTGCGCCCACTGCTTAGCATGTTCAGcgtttcttttagaaaatacacgGATCATACGTATTTGAAAGGACCTTTTGATGGATCTTCAATTTCTGATTGACACGCACAAGTAAACTCCGTTGCATTTAAAGGAAACTGgaaatccataatttatttttgtttttttcatatctGTTTGACTTTCAAGGCAAATGTAGtcaagtttataatatttgtacTCACACAATTAAATGTTTCTTAATTTATACTTGTAGGGTAAAGGATTACAAAAGGAGTTAATAGATGACGGCATTGAATCATTTGccttatttaagaaaaaatatactaatatataaacatctagctataattaaaatatacttaataataaatctaattaaaatgaataaatgataattccaagagtttttttt from Oryza brachyantha chromosome 3, ObraRS2, whole genome shotgun sequence carries:
- the LOC102707570 gene encoding pentatricopeptide repeat-containing protein At3g29230 produces the protein MFEHARCSTSAAPAAGERRALLLDPLSLPRLLISAATSCTSPGGATAALVVSSLHAAALKLGVLPSSLPASNALVSAYSLSGLLPCAFRAFSLIPHPSTGSYTTIISALSRHGRPQDALSLFSSSPVCPDAELLSCVVSCCRRASAFLPARAAHAYGIKTVPVVAFYASAGPALVALYAMCGKVNAAKRIFDLMDGEDVVSWNAMIGGFAGAGMNGEAWDCFREMRARGVRGNARTAVAVLGACDLESGRQVHGYIVRNHGAGSNAILWNALMNMYSSVGCVGNAEHVFFEIERKDVVSWNVMIGALAKNGHGERALELVDAMLRCGMQPDSVTFTTVLVACCYCGLVDEGLALYERFMENYSLIPSMEQCACIVDLLARAGRFREAVEFIRQMPIRPNAIVWGALLSASRTHHNVEYAQIAFEQLVQLEPENPGNFVTMSNIYSKARMVEDAKRVRMMIDRDDLVKPYGQSRVRAT
- the LOC102714626 gene encoding origin of replication complex subunit 2, with amino-acid sequence MAPRGGHAAAAGVSSGSEDDDEEAGFSRNYFLAKEKEPSSGKKRARAAGKLADLNLVDEQVLRASLAEIPPKHESEVEALTRSYKNQYSNWLFELRCGFSLLMYGFGSKKLLLEDFASTTLTDFTVIVINGYLPSINLKQVIVTIAEIFWEQTKLKRKCQTATRPQLQSFGSQSIDDIISFLNNQISDNGDDNVCLLIHNIDGPALRDAESQQYLARLSCCPQVHVVASVDHVNAPLLWDKKMVHTQFKWSWYHVPTFAPYKVEGVFYPLILASGGYAQTTKTALVVLQSLTPNAQSVFRVLAEYQLANEKEEGMHFSSLYTKCRERFLVSSQVTLNSHLTEFKDHDLVKIRKHSDGQDCLHIPLVSDALEKLLQELA